In the genome of Actinomadura luzonensis, the window CCCTTGAAGTGCACGGTGTCGCCGACGAGGGCGAAGGTGACCTCCTGCAGGTTGCCCAGGATCGCGATCGTGAGCGTGCCGTCGGCGTTGCCGTCGGCGGTGAGCCGGCCGTCGGCCTTCTGCAGCGGCACGTTGGGCTTGCCCTCGGTGGCGATGGAGAAGGACGCCGACTTGACGGTCTTCATGGCTTCGGCGGCCTTCTTCATCAGGTCGGGGCCGGACGGCAGCTCGGGCCCGCTCCCGCCCGCCGACGAGCAGGCCGACGTGAGCGCGAGAACCACCACGATCAGAAGTCTTCTGAGCATGTGCGGATCGTAGCGACCGGCCGGGAAGGGCGCGCGCCGTCGCGGATATCGGTTGGATGTCGGCGCCGGTTGCGTCCACGGAAGAGCCGGTGGGGCTCAGCGCAGCTTCTTCAGGTGCTCCACGAGCGGCGCGTACGCCGCCTCGATCGCTTCAAGCTGCTCGTCGGTGAGCCGGTCCACGAAGTGCTCGCGCACGCTCGCCACGTGGTACGGCGCCACCCGCTGGATGGTCTCCCAGCCCTCGTCGGTCAGCACCGCGAACGTGCCCCGGCGGTCGTCGCGGCAGTCCTCCCGCTTGACCAGGCCCTTGGCCTCCATGCGGGAGATCTGGTGGGACAGGCGGCTGCGCGACTGGATCGTGGCGTCGGCGAGGTCGCTCATGCGCATGCGGCGGCCCTGGCTCTCCGACAGGTTGACCAGGATCTCGTAGTCGTTCAGCGACAGGGAGTGCTCCTGCAGCTCGCGGTCGAGCCGGTGCATGAGCAGCTTGTGCAGCGCCAGATGCGTGCGCCAGGCACGCTGTTCGGCGGAGGATAGCCAGCGAGGCGCGCTCATGATCCCCAATGTAGCGCACGTAGAGTGAACGACATGTCGGAGAGGTCGCCGGAACGGAACGAGGACAAGTCACAACACATCGGACCCCAGAACGAGCGGCAGCAGAACGGGCAGCAGAACGGCGACAGCCTGAGCACCGTGCTCGTGGCGGGCGCCGCGAACCTCGCCATCGCGCTCGCCAAGCTCGTCGCCGGCCTGCTCAGCGGCTCGGCGGCCATGCTGTCGGAGGCGGCGCACTCGGCCGCCGACACCGTCACCGAGCTGCTGCTGCTGGTCGCGGTGCGGCGCTCCGGGCGGCCCGCGGACCGGCGGCACCCGTTCGGGCACGGCAAGGCCGGGTTCGTGTGGGCGATGATGGCGGCCGTCGCGACGCTCGTCGGCGGCGCGGGCTTCTCCATCACCCACGGCGTGCACGAGATCAGCCACGGCGAGGAGCTGGGCGGCCTCGTCCCGTCCTACGTCGTGCTGGCCGTGTCCTTCGTCATCGAGGCGGCCTCGTTCGCCAAGGCCTACTCGCAGCTCCGCGCCGAGGCCGCCCGCTACCGGGTCAACCCGCTGCGGCTGGTGCGGATCACCTCCGACACCGCGCTCAAGGCCGTCGTGTTCGAGGACGCCGCCGCGCTGGTCGGCCTGCTGATCGCGGCCGGCGGGCTGCTCGGCTCCCAGCTCACCGGCTCCTCCCTGTGGGACGGCCTGGCCTCCGTCGCGATCGGCCTGCTCCTGCTGCTCGTCGCGCTCACCCTCATCCAGTCGAACCTGTCGCTGCTCATCGGCCGGGCCGCGCCGCCCAGCCTGGAGACCGGCATCCGGGCGGTGCTGCTGGCCCAGCCCGAGGTGGAGGACGTCGTCGAGCTGCTGACCATGATGATCGGGCCCGGCGAGGTGCTGGTCGCCGCCAAGATCGACTTCCGGGACGAGGCCAGCGCGGCAGGCGTCGAGATCGCCTGCGACGAGGTGGACCGGCGGCTGCGCGCCCAGTTCCCCGCGGTCAGCCTGGTCTTCCTCGACCCGACCCCGACCCGCCGCACCTCAGCCCAGTAGCGGGATCGGCACCCGGCGGGCGGGGGAGTCGGTGACGACCGCCACCCTGATGTCGGGCGCGGCGGTCCACTCCAGCAGGTGGCGGCCGGACAGGTCGTCGCCGCCGGAGCCGAGCCGGTCCAGCGACAGCTCGCCCCGCTTGATCAGCGCCTCCTTGCGCGTCCAGTGCCGCATCAGCTCGTCGTTGCCGGTGACCAGGGCCCGCTCGCGCGGCGTGAGCACCCGGTCGGCCAGCGCCTCGTCCAGCGGGCCCGGCGGCACGTGCTCGGCGTCCGCGCCGACCCGGCCGGGGCCGGCCGCGGCGCAGACGTACCCGCGGGTGTGGCTGAGACTCACCCCCAGCTCGGGCGCCTGCTCCAGGTACGGCCTGCCGTGGCCCGGGCCGTGCACCTCGCAGACCTGCAGCAGCGTGAGACCGGCCGGGTCCGTGCCGTCGCCGAGCGCGGCGGCGGCGCAGAGCCGGACCAGCAGGTGCGCGGCGACGAACGTGGCCCGGTCCGCCTCGAACCGGAACCGCGCGGCGCGCTCGCGCTCCACCTCCGTGAGCCAGTGTTCGGGCGCGCGCACCTCGTCCGGGTGGCCGCCCATCGCCAAGGGGCCGATCGTCAGTCCTTCTTGCCGGTGTTCTTGTCGGTGTTCTTGCCGGTCGCGTCGTCGAGGGCGTACTGGTCGTCCGAGGCGGCGCCGAGCACGGTGACGTCCCGGACCTTCCAGACGCCCTTCTCCTTCACAAGAGCGATCTTAAGGTGCGAATCGCGTACCGAGCGGATCGCTTCGGCGGAGTTCACCTGCTGGTCGACGACGACGATCGCGTGCGCGGTGGCCTCGTCCACGTCGGACAGGTACACCTCGCGGACCGTGGCCTGGGCGACGGCCTTCAGCTTGACGATGACCTGCGCCATCGCGCCGCCGAACGCCTGGTCGTAGGTGGCCAGGAAGTCGCCGGTGGCCTGGGCGCTCAAGGTGGAGCGGGTGGTCTGGAGGTCGCGGTAGTCGTAGCTGAGCAGGGACTTGCTGAAGGCGCTCGCGGTGCCCGAGACCTCCAGGCGGAGGGCGCGTTCGGTCTCCAGGGCGTTGCGGGCCTCCTCGGCGCGGGTCGCGGCCAGCCACTGCAGGACGGTGGTGGCGGCCAGGGCGGCTATGAGCATGGTGGTGGTGGCGGCCAGGACCCTGGCTCTGAGGACCCGGCTGCGCTTCCCGCCGCCCGACTGCTTCCCGCCGTCGTGGGCTGGCGTCTCTTGGGAGGAGGGGGAGGGGGCGGGCGTCTCTCGGGGGGAGGGGCTCGGCGTTCCTGCGGCGGAGGAGTCGGGCGTTCCTTCGGAAGGTGAGGAGTCGGGCGTTTCTCCGGAGGGGGAGGGCTCGGGCGCTTCTCCGGAGGGGGAGGCGGGCGAGTCTCCGGAGGGGGAGGGCGGCTTCTTGGAGGGTGGGGCCGTCGGCTGGTCGGAGGGGCGGGGCTCGTCCTCCGCTGGGCCTGGGGCGGTGCCGGAGGGGGGTGTGGTGGGGGTGGGGGCGAGGTCTTGTCCGGGGGTCATTCCGACTCCTCACGGCGGCGGGCCGCCCGGCCCGCCGCGGTCCAGCCCACGATGCCACCACTTGCCACTACGGCGAGGAATATCGCGACAATCAGCGGGACGATGTTCGTTGGGGTGCGGGACGCCGGGGCGGCCACCCCGGTGGGGGACGTCCCGGGTCCGGGTTCGCCGTCGCCCGCGGAGGGCGAGGGCGACGCGGAGGTGGTGCCGGACCCGGAATCCGAGGGGTCCGAAGGGTCCGAGGGGCCGGGGGAGGCGGGGTGCCGGTCGCCGGTGTGGCGGACGTCCGGGGCGACCGCCTGCTTGGGGCAGGCCCGGAGCTGCGGCACGCCCGGCGGCCCGATGGGCCCCGCGTACTCCTCCGCCGGCGTGGGCCCGCCCGGCACGCTGAAGATGAACGTCGCCTTCCCGTACACGGTGTCGCCCTGCCGCTCGCTGATGTCGCCGGCGAGGCTGAGCGCCGTCGGCACGATGCTGAGCAGGTGGTGGGTGTTCCGCTCGGTCGCGGCCGAGAACGCCGGCCGGTGCGGCAGCCCCAGCGCGGTCAGCAGGCACGAGAAGCCCGGCCGTGACCGCTTGATGGCCGCGTCGAGCTGCGCGAACACGCCGGGCCCCTGGTCCAGGAAGGCGTTCAGGTCGGTACGCGAGGCCCGCAGCGCCGCCGTCACCGTGGCGAGGTCGCCGATCCCCGAGGCGAGCGCGTCCTTGCGCCCGGCCAGCGTGTGCGTGAGCCGCGTGAGCTGCACCGACAGGTCGTCCAGCAGGTCGGCGTTGTCGGCGAGGGTGCCGGTGAGGGAGTGGGCGTCGTCGATGAGGTTGCGGATCGTGGGCGCCCGCCCGTCGAGCGCGACCGCCAGCTCGTGGGTGATGGTCCTGGCGTCCCGGGGCGGCACCGCGTTGAGGAGCTTGCCGACGCCTTCGAACAGCCGCTTGTAGTCGAGCGGCACCGTCGTCCGCGTCAGCGGGATCGTGTCGCCGGCGGCCAGGGACGGCCCCCGCACGCCGCTCACGGGCGGCGACAGCTCCACGTACGGCTCGCCGACCGCCGACTTGCGCCGCACCTCGGCCGTCACGCCCTTCGGCAGCCGTACCCCCCGGTCGAGGTCCAGGCCGACCACGATGCGGCCGGGCGCGAGCCGCACGTCGCCGATCTTCCCGACCCGCACCCCCAGGTACGCCACGTCGAACCCGCGCACCAGCCCGGGGGAGGAGACGAACTCGGCCGACACCCGGTACGGCCGCTCGACGGCGTCCAGCCGGATGATGGTGCTGAACGCCCAGACCGTCATGACGATGCCCAGCAGCACGAAGAAGCCCAGGTTGAGATAGATGCGGTTCCTCATCGCGGCGGCTCCAGCAGCAGGCGGAAGTCCCCGCGCCGGTCGGCGGCGGGCGGGTCGCCGGCGGGGGCGGGCAGCAGCAGGCCCTTGAGCCAGATGTAGGTGAGCATCTGCCCGTTGACCACGATCGGCGGCGCGTCGATGAACGCCTGGATCTCGGCCACCAGCCGCTTCAGGTCCTCCTTGCCGCGCTGCATGGACGACGAGATCGCCTCCAGCTCGCGCAGCAGCGTGCGCAGCCGGGCCGCGTGGCGCGGGTACACGGTGAGGTTGACCTCCTTGGCGAGCTTCGTCAGCGCGATC includes:
- a CDS encoding 4'-phosphopantetheinyl transferase family protein; the protein is MGGHPDEVRAPEHWLTEVERERAARFRFEADRATFVAAHLLVRLCAAAALGDGTDPAGLTLLQVCEVHGPGHGRPYLEQAPELGVSLSHTRGYVCAAAGPGRVGADAEHVPPGPLDEALADRVLTPRERALVTGNDELMRHWTRKEALIKRGELSLDRLGSGGDDLSGRHLLEWTAAPDIRVAVVTDSPARRVPIPLLG
- a CDS encoding MarR family winged helix-turn-helix transcriptional regulator gives rise to the protein MSAPRWLSSAEQRAWRTHLALHKLLMHRLDRELQEHSLSLNDYEILVNLSESQGRRMRMSDLADATIQSRSRLSHQISRMEAKGLVKREDCRDDRRGTFAVLTDEGWETIQRVAPYHVASVREHFVDRLTDEQLEAIEAAYAPLVEHLKKLR
- a CDS encoding cation diffusion facilitator family transporter, with product MSERSPERNEDKSQHIGPQNERQQNGQQNGDSLSTVLVAGAANLAIALAKLVAGLLSGSAAMLSEAAHSAADTVTELLLLVAVRRSGRPADRRHPFGHGKAGFVWAMMAAVATLVGGAGFSITHGVHEISHGEELGGLVPSYVVLAVSFVIEAASFAKAYSQLRAEAARYRVNPLRLVRITSDTALKAVVFEDAAALVGLLIAAGGLLGSQLTGSSLWDGLASVAIGLLLLLVALTLIQSNLSLLIGRAAPPSLETGIRAVLLAQPEVEDVVELLTMMIGPGEVLVAAKIDFRDEASAAGVEIACDEVDRRLRAQFPAVSLVFLDPTPTRRTSAQ
- a CDS encoding MCE family protein, with amino-acid sequence MRNRIYLNLGFFVLLGIVMTVWAFSTIIRLDAVERPYRVSAEFVSSPGLVRGFDVAYLGVRVGKIGDVRLAPGRIVVGLDLDRGVRLPKGVTAEVRRKSAVGEPYVELSPPVSGVRGPSLAAGDTIPLTRTTVPLDYKRLFEGVGKLLNAVPPRDARTITHELAVALDGRAPTIRNLIDDAHSLTGTLADNADLLDDLSVQLTRLTHTLAGRKDALASGIGDLATVTAALRASRTDLNAFLDQGPGVFAQLDAAIKRSRPGFSCLLTALGLPHRPAFSAATERNTHHLLSIVPTALSLAGDISERQGDTVYGKATFIFSVPGGPTPAEEYAGPIGPPGVPQLRACPKQAVAPDVRHTGDRHPASPGPSDPSDPSDSGSGTTSASPSPSAGDGEPGPGTSPTGVAAPASRTPTNIVPLIVAIFLAVVASGGIVGWTAAGRAARRREESE